In Sideroxyarcus emersonii, one DNA window encodes the following:
- the mnmE gene encoding tRNA uridine-5-carboxymethylaminomethyl(34) synthesis GTPase MnmE, with protein MAPKPDNIAAIATAPGRGGIGVVRVSGRDLAGMALALTGRQLPPRFATYSPFIAADGALLDQGIVIYFPAPHSYTGEEVLEFQGHGGPAVLQSVLQRCLELGARLAQPGEFTQRAFLNDKMDLAQAESVADLIDATTEQAARSAVRSLQGEFSAAIHKTVEQLIELRMLVEATLDFPEEEIDADDRKLCSSKLAALFQEIERISALAKQGSILREGAQVVLVGAPNAGKSSLLNRLAGEEVALVSEIPGTTRDAIRQALQIRGVPLHLIDTAGLRETTDAVEQMGIARTQQALTRADVVLVLLDESQHRSELEDRTILASLPDKIPRLYLHNKIDLSGHAPGLEFKDGEKHLFISAKNGAGMVELQEKILETIGWHQETGVFMARARHLEALADTRKHLQAAELEIARPELFAEELRLAQDALNSITGEFSADDLLGEIFSRFCIGK; from the coding sequence GTGGCGCCAAAGCCTGACAATATTGCGGCGATCGCCACCGCCCCTGGGCGCGGTGGCATCGGCGTGGTACGAGTGTCTGGGCGGGACCTGGCCGGAATGGCGTTAGCCCTGACTGGTCGGCAGCTGCCCCCCAGATTTGCTACCTACAGTCCATTTATTGCTGCCGATGGCGCATTACTGGATCAGGGTATCGTCATTTATTTCCCTGCGCCACATTCATACACCGGTGAAGAGGTGCTGGAATTTCAAGGACATGGTGGACCAGCCGTGCTGCAATCCGTGTTGCAGCGCTGTCTGGAGCTGGGAGCGCGCCTCGCACAGCCAGGTGAGTTTACCCAACGCGCATTTCTCAACGACAAGATGGATCTGGCACAGGCCGAGAGCGTGGCCGATCTGATCGATGCCACCACCGAGCAGGCAGCCCGCAGTGCCGTGCGATCATTACAAGGGGAATTTTCCGCCGCGATACACAAGACCGTCGAACAGCTCATCGAGTTGCGCATGCTGGTCGAGGCGACGCTGGATTTTCCCGAGGAAGAGATTGATGCCGATGACCGGAAACTTTGTAGCAGCAAGCTTGCAGCGCTATTTCAGGAAATTGAGCGCATTTCTGCTCTAGCCAAGCAAGGCAGCATCCTGCGTGAAGGGGCACAAGTAGTTCTGGTAGGCGCACCCAACGCAGGAAAATCCAGCCTGCTCAATCGTCTTGCCGGCGAAGAGGTGGCGCTGGTGAGCGAAATTCCTGGCACCACCCGCGATGCGATACGCCAAGCACTGCAGATACGCGGTGTACCTCTGCACTTGATCGATACTGCCGGATTGCGTGAAACGACGGATGCCGTTGAACAAATGGGCATAGCCCGTACACAACAGGCATTGACCCGCGCAGATGTGGTGCTGGTCTTATTGGACGAATCCCAGCATCGAAGCGAGCTTGAGGACCGTACAATATTGGCTTCTTTGCCGGACAAAATCCCGCGACTGTATCTGCATAACAAGATTGACCTTAGCGGGCATGCGCCGGGTCTTGAATTCAAGGATGGAGAGAAGCACCTTTTCATCTCTGCAAAAAACGGCGCGGGAATGGTCGAGCTGCAGGAGAAAATCCTGGAAACGATAGGATGGCATCAGGAGACAGGCGTTTTCATGGCGCGGGCACGCCATCTAGAAGCACTTGCAGATACCAGGAAACATCTGCAGGCTGCGGAACTCGAAATAGCCCGTCCTGAGCTTTTTGCCGAGGAATTGCGCTTGGCCCAAGATGCGCTCAACAGCATTACTGGAGAATTCAGCGCAGACGATTTGCTGGGCGAGATATTCAGTCGTTTTTGTATTGGGAAATGA